One Trichoplusia ni isolate ovarian cell line Hi5 chromosome 6, tn1, whole genome shotgun sequence DNA segment encodes these proteins:
- the LOC113495423 gene encoding retinol dehydrogenase 11-like, whose protein sequence is MYGFLLMIAIIIILILIVAVVQKSTNAICISRKRLEGKTVIVTGGTAGMGLHIATDLADRGAKVIVACPFEKEGINARKQIVQETENENVIFKLLDLGSLKSIRKFAADIVQNEDRLDILINNAGIGVPGDFLTPDGMNFIMQVNYYGAFLLTLLLLPLLKKSGKKGEPSRILLTTSVLHNIGQVDIDNLNLTNYWFRLQIYGNSKLCLVLFGNQLAKELKGSHVVVNNVDPGAVGTRIFDSGNKVIGFFLKLVINCMFKTPWLGAQTALHVALDKKAGEVSGGYFQNCRVSRAVKRAYCEDTAERLWKESVTLVQLTKNELEECLRVL, encoded by the coding sequence ATGTACGGATTTTTGCTTATGATTGCAATTATTATCATACTGATATTAATTGTAGCAGTAGTTCAGAAAAGCACCAACGCGATATGTATTTCAAGAAAACGTTTAGAAGGAAAAACAGTTATAGTAACAGGTGGCACAGCAGGAATGGGCCTGCACATAGCCACAGACCTAGCTGACAGAGGGGCTAAAGTGATAGTAGCGTGCCCATTCGAAAAAGAAGGTATTAACGCAAGGAAACAAATAGTGCAAGAAACAGAAAATGAAAacgtaatatttaaactattagaCCTTGGATCTTTAAAATCTATTAGGAAGTTTGCTGCAGATATTGTACAAAACGAAGACAGATTagatatattaattaacaatgcGGGTATCGGAGTACCGGGGGACTTCCTAACGCCTGATGGAATGAACTTTATCATGCAAGTTAATTACTACGGAGCATTCTTGCTGACGCTGTTGCTACTACCGCTGCTAAAGAAGTCTGGGAAGAAAGGAGAGCCGAGTAGGATTCTGTTAACAACATCTGTTCTACACAACATCGGTCAAGTGGACATTGACAACCTGAACCTCACAAATTATTGGTTCCGACTTCAGATCTACGGAAACAGCAAATTGTGTCTTGTGTTATTCGGGAATCAATTAGCTAAAGAACTAAAAGGTTCACACGTTGTGGTGAATAATGTGGATCCAGGTGCAGTGGGAACAAGGATCTTCGACTCTGGGAACAAAGTCATAGGATTCTTCCTAAAGTTGGTCATCAACTGTATGTTTAAGACTCCGTGGTTGGGTGCCCAAACCGCGTTACATGTAGCGTTAGATAAGAAGGCTGGTGAAGTGAGTGGGGGATACTTCCAGAATTGCAGGGTCAGCAGAGCAGTGAAACGTGCGTACTGTGAAGATACGGCGGAAAGACTGTGGAAAGAATCCGTGACACTTGTGCAACTGACGAAGAATGAGTTAGAGGAGTGTTTGAGAGTATTGTAA
- the LOC113495337 gene encoding cadherin-23 isoform X2 translates to MAEIIFQRRKIATVLSDPNPLIILLVLSLLQSCWSQVINSAPHFIPQTGDMSQFSLSEDTPVGTPVYHLKGVDPENGQLRYSISGQYFSVDSLTGVVTLAKTLDREEQAFLEVIISITDEGIANTEPNTVSLRRVIPVKDVNDNPPVFHNRPYIVNISEATPVGTEIEVNPKINVTDLDEGENARIRVKCTTKEKGSDFEACATFRVVTDMITPNEYQVRLFLNQPLDFESRSAYIISLEATDASDRPLRALASVAASIWDVQDQPPAFVNAPFSATVPENTPPGTSIMEIIAKDGDTANLRPVLLTLEGDSEQYFKLLPDRPLGRAVLVASDNPIDRESDVVMQNGGVYNFFVKATELINNEVPSDYTVTTITIIVTDVDDHVPKFNKDVFDISIPENIENGSPVPGLSIYVEDNDIGKNSKYDLYLRNVFNSEDVFSISTDHGEGRTPISIKVKDSSKLDYEVDDENLRLFSFDIVTAANGLELSSARVNIKLLDMNDNSPIFEEATYKFNVPENATIGTKIGDVFATDRDYGIFGEIEYTLTGFGSNMFKTDKSKGGIYVQQILDYEKQKSYSLTIFAKDGGGKGSTASIFVEVLDVNDNAPIFEASEYSRTIRDGATTFEPQFVVRATDADGPTQGDGLIKYTLESDNSISRKGNVFTIDEETGEISIIDKVDSMDTPRGQYELVVRATDYGIPSLHNETRVYIRVGVPGNQRPTFKGNYHHYKYTVSQHSPETTEDFTFDLNPMNYKANIREDAKPGQNVTMVVANDPDGLDDLLTYHIVSGSRDNFVINEKTGLITVSSDANLDRDINPDRYEIIVSAVDSGMPIPETATTTVFVTIQDVNDKPPKFNVTESTTHISEKAKLGDIVTQIVAYDTDVNAKLQYSIMEPIKALSKAGVQLKPNSPFDYTHMFRINEDTGEVIVNGTLDYSQASIAILTIKVVDVNAELNKEKQFAMIEHTIYIQPYADKNPQFTNSGWTSSNPVIYHKIKEEQPIGSTVVVLMAEDPVSGHLVSNFKVINSETGLLQVDPLSGQVVLTKHLDYEDLTTPNLTVTVKATSNDGSRHSTAKIIIEVMNINDNPPIFEKELYKVSVLESVKYPELIVSVKAHDADAVLTDEDKTKGYSDIRYTLRGDNSDLFKIDNVTGSIQVAENKTLDRERQSVLRLEIEAADIPSGGADRLKTTAAILIDVLDVDDNSPEFEKKVYTAVVPENVPIGISVVNVTASDPDEGLGGEIRYDFLDEGEANGLFIIDAITGEITTHKDLTGRGRTDPYRLLVGATDGGGHTGDTSLSLYIGDVSANDGVPRFIRPAAGEILSVSENATIGSAVFQVVASDPDDPTQPSGQLYYSIQPSNPDAKSFAVDPHSGLITTRQSLDRERKSSYTLVLLVTDRGQPPQQSTRIVTVLVTDVDDHKPHFGRNLDDPPLLMTVKEEVPIGTVIGQLEAIDEDIDDNAAIDYAITAGNEYELLRLERTNNSKALIIAAARLDREMVSKQLITIKCFKYGTTPRLTKSYNRLDPSETQVLVKIIDIDDHLPEFESANITVGVRLNVPIDTLIASVKATDKDPDAKPIHYSIVNMTFISPIKGKSLNNITEVIVLNNMTGDLKIMKNLIHYADGIFRILVRANNSNDQERFTDILVEVVVVRERDLLRLVMIGGTKQKYAALRDRMTAALAQKGLRMQLHDSNNAFYANPGPCFQFRKVESGEALTPKAMKATIRALGTEFQEILENFNVQNITSCGVSRTKYSPAQHALLALAGVLPFAAFIATLVLCCMHSSAKRRAREALLISREPPPVAASQISVPTRLYAEPLYTT, encoded by the exons cacagATCTAGATGAAGGTGAAAATGCGAGAATACGAGTCAAGTGCACTACCAAAGAAAAGGGAAGTGACTTTGAAGCATGCGCCACATTCAGAGTCGTTACTGATATG attacCCCGAATGAATATCAAGTGCGACTTTTCCTTAACCAGCCACTAGATTTTGAAAGCAGATCAGCTTACATCATAAGTTTAGAAGCTACCGATGCCTCCGACAGACCATTAAGAGCTCTAGCTAGTGTGGCGGCTTCAATATGGGATGTACAAGATCAACCACCTGCGTTTGTTAATGCGCCGTTTTCAGCAACAGTACCAGAAAACACTCCACCG GGTACAAGCATAATGGAAATTATAGCAAAGGACGGTGACACAGCAAACCTACGACCAGTTCTTTTGACCCTCGAAGGAGACTCCgaacagtattttaaattactgcCCGATAGACCTCTCGGACGAGCAGTATTGGTCGCTTCCGACAATCCTATTGACAGAGAAAGTGATGTCGTGATGCAAAATGGTGGTGTTTACAATTTCTTTGTCAAG GCCAcggaattaataaataacgaagTACCATCTGACTACACggtaacaacaataacaataattgtcACTGACGTCGATGACCACGTTCCGAAATTTAACAAAGATGTATTCGATATATCGATTCCAGAAAACATTGAAAATGGTAGCCCAGTTCCCGGTCTATCCATCTACGTGGAAGACAATGATATTGGAAAGAACAGCAAATACGATTTATATCTCAGAAATGTGTTTAATTCAGAAGACGTATTTTCAATTAGCACCGATCACGGCGAAGGAAGAACTCCAATTAGTATAAAAGTTAAAGATTCTTCTAAATTGGATTACGAAGTTGATGACGAAAATCTACGTTTATTCAGTTTTGATATAGTAACAGCAGCCAATGGCCTGGAATTGTCATCAGCTCGGGTTAACATAAAACTTCTAGACATGAATGACAACTCACCAATTTTCGAAGAAGCCACTTACAAATTTAATGTTCCTGAAAATGCAACTATTGGAACTAAAATTGGTGATGTGTTTGCAACCGATAGAGATTATGGAATATTTGGTGAAATCGAATACACTTTAACTGGGTTTGGAtctaatatgtttaaaactgaTAAAAGCAAAGGTGGTATTTACGTACAACAAATTCTTGactatgaaaaacaaaaaagttatagCTTAACAATTTTCGCTAAAGACGGAGGTGGCAAAGGATCAACAGCGAGCATTTTTGTTGAAGTGTTGGATGTGAATGATAATGCACCGATATTCGAAGCGTCGGAGTACAGTAGAACTATAAGAGATGGTGCTACTACTTTCGAACCCCAGTTTGTTGTTCGg GCCACAGATGCAGACGGTCCCACACAAGGTGATGGTCTAATTAAATATACACTCGAATCCGACAACAGCATCAGTCGCAAAGGCAATGTGTTCACTATAGATGAAGAAACAGGAGAAATAAGTATTATTGATAAAGTTGATAGTATGGACACGCCTAGAGGACAATATGAGCTGGTTGTGAGAGCTACTGATTACG gCATCCCATCTCTTCACAACGAAACTCGAGTCTACATTAGAGTGGGAGTTCCAGGCAATCAAAGGCCTACCTTTAAAGGAAACTATCATCACTATAAGTACACTGTCTCACAACATAGTCCTGAGACTACTGAAGATTTTACCTTTGACCTGAATCCTATGAACTACAAAGCGAATATAAGAGAGGATGCTAAACCTGGGCAGAATGTTACTATGGTAGTAGCAAATGACCCTGATGGATTGGATGATCTGCTGACGTATCATATCGTATCGGGATCCAGGGATAACTTTGTTATCAATGAAAA AACTGGTCTAATAACGGTGTCCAGCGATGCAAACCTAGACCGAGATATAAATCCTGATCGATATGAAATAATTGTATCTGCCGTTGACAGTGGAATGCCAATACCAGAAACTGCTACCACTACTGTGTTCGTTACTATTCAGGATGTAAATGACAAGCCTCCTAAATTCAATGTTACTGAATCAACGACACATATTTCTGAGAAAGCTAAACTAGGCGATATAGTTACACAAATTGTTGCTTATGATACAGATGTGAACGCGAAATTACAATACAGCATTATGGAACCAATCAAAGCTCTGTCTAAAGCGGGTGTACAACTAAAACCTAATTCACCATTTGACTACACACACATGTTTCGTATCAACGAGGATACTGGAGAAGTTATTGTAAATGGCACACTGGATTATAGTCAAGCGTCAATAGCTATATTGACAATCAAAGTCGTTGATGTGAACGCCGAATTAAACAAAGAGAAACAATTTGCTATGATAGAACACACAATTTACATTCAACCTTATGCCGACAAAAATCCTCAATTTACTAATTCAGGATGGACTAGTTCAAATCCCGTTATATACCATAAGATTAAGGAAGAACAACCGATAGGAAGCACCGTCGTTGTATTGATGGCCGAAGACCCGGTGTCTGGTCATTTAGTGTCcaatttcaaagttattaatTCAGAAACAGGCTTGCTTCAAGTCGACCCATTAAGTGGACAGGTGGTTTTAACAAAGCATTTGGATTATGAAGATTTGACAACTCCTAATTTGACTGTTACTGTAAAAGCTACTAGTAATGATGGCAGTAGGCATAGTACggctaaaattataatagagGTCATGAACATTAATGATAATCCACCGATTTTTGAAAAAGAG CTTTATAAAGTGAGTGTTCTAGAATCAGTTAAATATCCAGAGCTTATTGTTAGTGTAAAGGCACATGACGCAGATGCGGTGTTGACTGATGAAGATAAAACTAAGGGATACTCCGATATTAGATACACATTAAGAGGCGACAACTCagatttattcaaaattgataATGTCACTGGTTCCATTCAG GTAGCAGAAAACAAAACTTTAGACAGAGAACGACAATCTGTTCTAAGACTGGAAATAGAGGCAGCTGATATACCTAGTGGAGGAGCAGACAGACTCAAAACCACTGCGGCAATCCTTATAGATGTTCTTGATGTCGATGATAATTCACCAGAGTTTGAGAAGAAAGTCTACACAG CTGTCGTGCCAGAAAACGTCCCAATTGGAATAAGTGTTGTCAACGTTACTGCTTCTGACCCAGACGAAGGTTTAGGAGGAGAAATTAGATACGACTTCTTAGATGAAGGAGAGGCTAATG GGCTTTTCATAATCGATGCTATAACTGGTGAAATCACAACTCACAAGGACTTGACTGGCAGAGGTCGAACGGATCCCTACAGACTGTTAGTTGGAGCAACAGATGGCGGTGGACACACAGGAGATACATCATTATCTTTATATATTGGCGACGTCAGCGCTAACGATGGAGTACCAAGGTTTATTCGACCGGCGGCTGGTGAAATACTTAGTGTTAGCGAG AATGCAACGATTGGATCAGCCGTTTTCCAAGTGGTGGCGAGTGATCCGGATGATCCTACTCAACCTTCAGGGCAGCTGTACTACTCAATACAACCAAGCAACCCAGACGCAAAATCTTTTGCTGTCG ATCCCCATTCCGGCTTAATTACGACTCGTCAGTCATTGGACAGGGAACGTAAATCTTCTTATACCCTTGTGTTACTAGTAACAGACAGAGGTCAACCGCCCCAACAAAGCACTAGGATAGTAACCGTTCTCGTCACTGATGTTGATGACCATAAACCACATTTTGGAAGAAATCTG gACGATCCTCCTTTACTTATGACAGTTAAAGAAGAGGTACCAATTGGCACAGTTATTGGACAACTAGAAGCAATTGATGAGGATATTGATGATAACGCAGCTATAGACTATGCTATTACTG CTGGCAATGAGTACGAGTTGCTGAGGTTAGAAAGAACAAACAACAGTAAAGCGTTGATAATAGCAGCGGCAAGGCTTGATAGAGAAATGGTATCCAAACAGCTGATAACTATCAAGTGCTTTAAGTATGGAACCACGCCACGATTGACTAAATCATATAATAGGCTG gacCCATCAGAAACCCAAGTGTTAGTAAAAATCATTGATATAGACGACCATCTACCTGAGTTCGAGAGTGCAAACATCACTGTTGGAGTAAGACTCAACGTACCAATAGATACACTCATAGCTTCAGTAAAAGCTACAGACAAAGATCCCGACGCCAAACCTATTCACTACAGCATTGTGAACATGACTTTCATATCACCTATAAAGGGTAAATCTTTAAACAATATCACAGAAGTGATTGTCCTTAACAATATGACTGGAGACTTGAAGATTATGAAAAATTTGATACATTACGCTGATGGGATATTTAG GATACTGGTTCGAGCTAACAACTCCAATGATCAAGAGAGATTTACAGATATTTTAGTAGAG GTAGTGGTGGTGAGAGAACGTGATCTCCTTCGCCTGGTGATGATTGGTGGTACCAAACAGAAATATGCCGCGCTCCGAGACAGAATGACAGCCGCGCTTGCGCAAAAAGGACTCAGGATGCAACTACATGACTCCAATAACGCCTTCTACGCCAACCCTGg GCCATGCTTCCAATTCAGAAAAGTGGAGTCCGGGGAAGCATTAACCCCGAAAGCAATGAAAGCAACCATCCGTGCTTTAGGAACAGAATTCCAAGAGATTCTCGAAAACTTCAACGTACAAAACATAACTAGCTGCGGAGTGTCCCGGACGAAATATTCGCCGGCGCAACATGCATTGCTGGCTTTGGCTGGCGTGCTACCGTTTGCTGCATTCATAGCCACCCTTGTACTATGTTGTATGCATTCAAGTG CCAAGAGACGAGCTCGTGAAGCCTTGCTGATAAGCAGAGAGCCTCCTCCAGTGGCGGCCAGCCAGATATCAGTGCCAACCAGACTCTACGCTGAGCCTTTGTATACCACGTGA